From Psychrobacillus sp. FSL K6-2836, a single genomic window includes:
- a CDS encoding VOC family protein, whose product MYLDHIVHSVTKKPIEVTEDWTNKGIHAVVGGQHTQWGTYNALLYTKTSYIEWLAAEYEEIAKNANHPLINLMLHDLNTSGSGFNTICIRTTTIDNLCNQLEERGIKTSGVLHAERKTTSGLVRKWKMLFLQEEISNDLPFPFFIEWEESDDTRYHLLQEDGTIDKSNLELTITACEFQVRNPREVMNKWKRYFQLIEQDEQTLLLENTRLIFKQSTNEDKERLVSINIEGANLQEEIIYEQAIYRFL is encoded by the coding sequence TTGTATTTGGATCATATCGTTCATAGTGTAACGAAAAAACCAATAGAAGTAACTGAGGATTGGACTAATAAAGGTATCCATGCAGTAGTGGGTGGTCAACATACTCAGTGGGGAACATATAACGCACTTCTCTATACAAAAACTAGCTATATTGAATGGCTTGCAGCAGAATATGAAGAAATTGCAAAAAATGCTAATCATCCTTTAATAAATCTTATGCTCCATGACTTGAATACGAGTGGATCAGGGTTCAATACAATTTGCATTCGCACTACGACTATAGATAATCTTTGTAATCAGCTAGAGGAGCGGGGTATAAAAACATCGGGAGTTCTACATGCTGAAAGGAAGACGACTAGTGGATTAGTACGTAAGTGGAAAATGCTATTTTTACAAGAAGAAATTAGTAACGATTTACCTTTTCCGTTCTTTATAGAATGGGAGGAGAGCGATGATACCAGATACCATTTGCTTCAAGAGGATGGAACAATCGATAAAAGCAATTTAGAGTTAACTATTACTGCTTGTGAGTTTCAAGTTCGAAATCCGAGGGAAGTAATGAATAAATGGAAAAGGTATTTTCAACTGATCGAGCAGGATGAACAAACATTACTGTTGGAAAATACTCGATTAATATTTAAACAAAGTACAAATGAAGATAAAGAGCGACTTGTAAGCATTAATATAGAGGGTGCTAATCTACAGGAAGAAATCATTTACGAACAAGCAATCTATCGGTTTCTTTAA
- the hflX gene encoding GTPase HflX — translation MDELIEKAILVAVKLQKDEHFEYELEELHNLAEALDVEVVGEVTQNLERVTSSHYVGTGKVEEIKNFYEETGANLVIFNDELSPSQIRNLERDLDCKVIDRTMLILDIFARRAKSNEAQMQVDLAQLQYMLPRLVGLRASLGRQGGGTGGGFKNRGAGETKLELDRRKIEDQIAKLKRDLEHAKDQRETQRKQRKKNAIPVVSLVGYTNAGKSTIMNQLLNKVGQTESKQVFEKDMLFATLETSVRQIKLPDQKEFLLTDTVGFVSKLPHHLVKAFRSTLEEARDADLLLHVVDVSNDEHRFMMDITNDTLHAVGVEDVPTIYVYNKSDLADMKYPHIAGDNIWISAKEGAGLDELLEIIKKHIFSNYVRCSLLIPFDRGDIVSYLNEHASVSSTSYEEEGTVVQVELKKSDYDRFQEFLFVQ, via the coding sequence ATGGATGAATTAATAGAAAAGGCAATACTCGTTGCCGTTAAACTACAAAAAGATGAACATTTTGAATATGAATTGGAAGAACTGCACAATTTAGCAGAGGCACTAGATGTGGAGGTAGTTGGGGAAGTAACGCAAAATCTTGAACGAGTTACCTCTTCCCATTACGTTGGCACAGGTAAGGTAGAAGAAATTAAGAACTTTTATGAAGAAACAGGTGCTAATCTTGTAATATTCAATGATGAGCTATCTCCATCACAAATAAGAAATCTAGAACGCGACTTAGATTGCAAAGTTATCGATCGTACAATGCTAATCCTAGATATCTTTGCTCGTCGTGCAAAATCGAATGAGGCACAAATGCAAGTTGATTTGGCGCAACTTCAATATATGCTTCCACGTCTTGTGGGACTCCGAGCATCTCTTGGTCGACAAGGAGGAGGAACTGGCGGCGGATTCAAAAACCGTGGCGCCGGGGAAACAAAACTAGAGCTTGATAGACGTAAAATCGAAGACCAAATTGCTAAGCTTAAAAGAGACCTTGAACATGCAAAAGATCAACGAGAAACACAACGGAAGCAACGTAAGAAAAACGCAATTCCTGTGGTGTCCTTAGTAGGTTATACGAATGCTGGTAAGTCGACAATTATGAACCAATTACTCAACAAAGTTGGGCAAACGGAATCGAAGCAAGTATTTGAAAAGGACATGCTTTTTGCCACTCTAGAAACTTCCGTAAGGCAGATTAAACTTCCGGACCAAAAAGAATTCTTACTAACCGACACAGTAGGATTTGTTAGTAAGCTTCCTCATCACTTAGTGAAAGCTTTTCGCTCCACATTGGAAGAGGCTCGTGATGCGGATTTACTTCTACATGTAGTAGACGTCTCGAATGATGAACATCGCTTTATGATGGACATTACGAATGATACACTGCATGCTGTCGGTGTGGAGGATGTACCAACAATTTATGTATACAATAAATCGGATTTAGCTGATATGAAATACCCACATATTGCTGGAGATAATATTTGGATTTCTGCGAAAGAGGGAGCAGGACTGGATGAATTATTAGAGATTATTAAAAAGCATATTTTTTCTAATTATGTCCGCTGCTCACTACTGATCCCGTTTGATCGTGGGGATATTGTATCTTACCTAAACGAGCATGCATCAGTTTCCTCTACCTCGTATGAAGAAGAGGGTACTGTCGTACAGGTAGAATTGAAAAAGTCAGATTATGATCGCTTTCAAGAATTTTTATTTGTTCAATAG
- a CDS encoding ABC transporter ATP-binding protein codes for MLKKFFSYYKPHKRLFIIDFSSAVFVAILELVYPLAVKWFIDELLPTGDWGMITRISILLLVVYIFSTFLQYVVSYFGHKLGINIETDMRQQLFNHVQRQSFRFFDNTKTGHIMSRITNDLFDIGELAHHGPEDLFIAFMTVIGAFTIMYNINPELAIIAIVMVPVLSVVATYGNIMMNKAWKNMYGKIADVNARVEDSVSGVRVVQSFTNENFEIARFKEDNGQFRLAKLVAYKVMAGTHSSIYMLTRLVTLVVLVVGAWFTYKGVLKYGELVSFVLYVNVLIKPVDKITALLELYPKGMAGFKRFLELVEQDPEIQDKPNALTVQHLKGDITFEQVGFRYDEHKPVLDNINLSIKAGETIAFVGPSGAGKTTICSLIPRFYDVQEGVISVDGLNIQDITMKSLRSQIGIVQQDVFLFTGSIRENIAYGKKDASEAEIRDAAKKAHLEDMIASLPEGYDTQIGERGLKLSGGQKQRLAIARMFLKNPPILILDEATSALDTETERFIQKSLMELAENRTTLIIAHRLATIRDADRVLVVTEDGIAEDGTYSDLVAQDGIFARLHNIQFQEV; via the coding sequence ATGCTCAAGAAGTTTTTCTCATATTACAAACCGCATAAGCGACTTTTTATCATTGACTTCAGCAGTGCTGTATTTGTCGCAATTTTAGAGCTTGTATATCCATTAGCAGTTAAATGGTTTATCGATGAATTGTTGCCTACTGGTGATTGGGGCATGATTACACGAATTAGTATTCTACTATTAGTAGTCTACATATTCAGTACTTTTCTACAGTATGTTGTGAGTTACTTTGGACATAAGCTCGGGATTAATATCGAAACTGACATGAGACAGCAGCTATTCAATCATGTTCAGCGTCAGTCGTTTCGATTCTTCGACAACACTAAGACAGGTCATATTATGAGTCGTATCACGAATGATCTTTTTGATATTGGTGAACTTGCCCATCACGGTCCTGAGGATTTGTTCATCGCATTTATGACAGTAATCGGGGCATTTACGATTATGTACAATATAAATCCTGAACTTGCGATTATCGCTATCGTCATGGTGCCAGTCTTATCCGTCGTAGCAACGTATGGTAACATTATGATGAATAAAGCTTGGAAAAACATGTACGGGAAAATTGCCGATGTAAATGCACGAGTAGAAGACAGTGTTTCTGGTGTTCGTGTCGTTCAATCTTTTACAAATGAAAATTTTGAAATAGCTCGTTTTAAAGAAGATAATGGTCAATTCCGTTTAGCTAAGTTGGTTGCCTATAAAGTGATGGCCGGTACACATTCCAGTATCTATATGTTAACTCGGCTTGTTACATTGGTCGTGCTTGTTGTAGGAGCTTGGTTTACGTACAAGGGCGTTCTTAAATACGGAGAGCTTGTAAGCTTTGTGTTATATGTCAATGTGTTGATCAAACCTGTGGATAAAATTACTGCACTACTTGAGCTGTATCCAAAAGGAATGGCTGGGTTCAAACGTTTCTTAGAGCTAGTTGAACAGGATCCTGAAATTCAGGACAAACCTAATGCACTTACTGTTCAGCATTTAAAAGGGGATATAACTTTTGAACAGGTTGGTTTCCGATACGATGAACATAAACCTGTATTAGATAATATTAATTTGTCTATTAAAGCAGGAGAAACCATCGCTTTTGTAGGTCCATCTGGCGCAGGAAAAACTACTATTTGTTCACTAATCCCAAGATTTTACGATGTTCAAGAGGGTGTCATCTCTGTTGACGGATTGAACATTCAAGATATTACAATGAAATCATTACGTTCACAGATTGGGATTGTACAACAAGACGTGTTCTTGTTTACAGGGTCCATTCGTGAAAATATCGCTTACGGTAAAAAAGATGCTAGTGAAGCAGAAATTCGTGATGCTGCCAAAAAGGCACATTTAGAGGATATGATCGCTTCTCTTCCAGAAGGCTATGATACACAAATCGGGGAACGAGGACTTAAGTTATCAGGTGGACAGAAACAACGTCTAGCGATAGCGCGTATGTTCCTGAAAAACCCACCAATTCTAATTTTGGATGAGGCTACATCTGCTCTTGATACAGAAACAGAACGATTCATTCAGAAGTCTTTAATGGAGCTTGCTGAAAATCGTACTACACTTATTATTGCACATAGACTGGCAACTATTCGTGATGCAGACCGTGTACTTGTCGTAACAGAAGACGGGATTGCGGAGGATGGAACCTACAGTGATTTAGTAGCACAGGATGGTATATTTGCTAGACTGCATAATATACAGTTTCAAGAGGTTTAA